Genomic window (Diabrotica undecimpunctata isolate CICGRU chromosome 6, icDiaUnde3, whole genome shotgun sequence):
ttaatttaactaaaatctatgaatttttatataatttcaatgcatttctattatatacggtaatttaattaatactattaattttttatatcattttaataaattttattgtatatgcatttgattatctttaattaactaaaatctattaatttttatatgcatTTCTATAATATTATGTGAGAGTATGAAAAAACTGGAGACTTGGCAACTGACACCATTTAAGAGTATGTTAACTGTCATATAAGAGCTTGGTTAGGTTAGAGTGCACTAAAATGCGAATTGCCCAAAATGTATTATGAAGTACAGTTATACAATTAAGGAagaaaaaccattatttaaaaaataaacttcagAAGTTACAGTCTACAGAAAAGAAGTATATTGACaattgaaaaattgaaattttataacCTATTTGTGtggatatttaataaaaaaatgtttaagaattccatAGTTGTGAAATATGTGGCATATACTCAAAAAGTGTAACCAATTTGTGAGATACTATTGTATATTAATATTTAACGGATATGAAAATAGAACTGGCGAGACATATGGTAATCTAAAAATGCCTACTGGtgattttattaactttattagtatacttgactgtctctttcacaagaattttgacatattagctgtacagccgaatattattaaaacatatgtTTCTCTATTTAGTACAATAAATTTTAGCCACCCTTGTGAACAATTTCCACTAAAATATTGTAGAACTTTATTTAGCTGTGTACGTttgtactattcattaaaattcatgaagagaaatttgaaactgaaaaacatgaaaatataaccaaaagaaaaaataataaattgattatttggaaacatcaataaagcattatttacttatttataacaatataaaaagtcaaaatactctttttttattACAGTGATCAGATAATAtcgattaataattaatatacctatttaggggttttcttcacattatcttatgtttttagtgagatgtaactaaaatatctgatcatattccataaaaatgtatTGAGTATTACTTctaattaattatattgacattaatcaagatcaagtaaacaacaatgtaaaatatcattcaaaatcacatttgaacaaaagcaattgtttatagaataatccatactcctaaattcctttagctaatttcttttcatattccttTGGCATATTAATTGCaaagccgaatattattaaaataaaatattgtataactttatttagctgtgtatgtttataatattcattacaattcatgaagagaaatttcaagactgaaaaacatgaaaatataaccaaaagaaaaaataataaattgattatttggaaacatcaataaaacattatttacttgtttataacaatataataagtcaaaatactcttttttattacaatgaacagataatatcaatcaataattaatatacccatttaggggttttcttcacattatcttatgtttttagtgagatataactaaaatatctgatcatattccataaaaatgtattagagtgtttcttctaattaattaataattaattatattgacattaatcaagatcaagtaaacaaaaatgtaaaatatcattcaaaatcacatttgaacaaaagcaattaattatagaataatccatactcctaaattgctttagctaatttcttttcatattccttCCCGTTCACTTCTTCAGAATTTACATTTCCATATATCTCATCGCAGAACtaattatggttcaaatataggtaTGATCTGACTTCTCATACATGCAAACCAGTGCTCAtgagatataatttgtttaacttctgaaattttaaactacaaaatgatactttgtaaacttaatgtgtacttgttttatacatgtatatttgatttttatctgtaattgtatttatctacaatgtatttttgtctaattttgacagtgggtctgtcacctttgttattattaaataaacaaataaatgtaatatctaatgcaacatgtaataataaatgaagttcatttaaaaatttattttttatttccacaaaTACATTCTTACCATTAACAGGATGACGCTACTTGTAGCACTTTGTACGATTCCGTTAGACGTCTAATGTACATCAACAAGGATTGTAAgaaaaaactcaaagaaaaattgtgctatgaagtacagttataaaattatggaaggaaaaccattatttaaataaaaaattcagaaaacattctgtacattctacagaaaagaaatgTGTCGATAATGTGACAATTGAAGACTATACATATTAGCTGTaaagccgaatattattaaaacatgtttCTCGACTTAGTACCATAACTTTTAGTCACCTTTTAAACAAAGTCCACTCAAATATTGTACAACTTTATTTAGCCGTGtacgtttgtactatttattaaaattcaataacagaaatttccctactcaaaaatatgaaaacaaaactaaaagaaaaaataataaaatgattatttggaaacatcaataacacattatttaatcgtttatatcgaaataacaagtcaaaatagtctattacaatgaacaggtaagatcaatcactaatcaatatacatatttaggagttttgttcacatcctcttgtgtttttagtgagatataattaaaatatattaactgatttcaaactctgtatttgaattttgaaatgaaactttgcattttattctactttataaccatacagctttaaaactagcatatttattaaaaactgttgcataactctccatttgatttttttttgatagtgtATAAGACAGTTCTGTGACAAATAGTTGTGAAACTTtagaaaacaaaatcataaatacaacgcaaaacaattttaggttttttttttttaatttctcgaagaatgaaagagtagcaagaagagttttgaaattggttgaaattaaaatcaattttgttaaataaatcaaagtcgGCTCTGTCGCGTCCATATGTGCAGGGCCAGTCCACGGTTTTCGTCCAGAAAATATGGCGTCAAGGTCACCGAATTTTGTCTAAAAAGATCAAAGGTACCGCGGTGGCCAGTGTGACCATATTTAGTAGAAAACTACTTTTTTGGTAGATTTTTGacttaaatttacaatttttagtaGGGAAGAAATCTTTGGTAGATTCTAGTAGTTTTTACTATAATTGAGTTAATTAtaatttctacttctgtttcTATTCGGAAATCTACTGTttaaatttgttatcatcacaaaaaatttgatattatttttaatacgtttgtattaaaatttatttgatactTCCCTGtactgtttaaaaattaaatgcaaaGAATGAGAAATCCCGGAAATTCGTAATTGTAATTTAATACCTAAACCATAACAATTAACATCATTGGGTATGGGCACGTATTGGTAACCATAAATCTTTCACCCACTCTTAAAATTGTATGTATATATGGTAAATATTATGACCTAAATTAAATTCTGATCTGATGTGAGTATGTGAGCCGCCTTTTGCcccataaaatttgaattatggatGTTTGGAATAATACCACCTAATTATTTAAGGTCTTTAACTTTTAAACAGCGATTCAGCGATTGCCATACCAATAATCACTTTAAACAGTTTCATTTTCATTCTTTCGTTAGTAAACATTATTCGTTAGTAGAAGCGTGTAGAAGGCAATAAGTATAAGAGGtgtttgtttttcaaaatttttaaatatagtatattaaaattatttaaaatgaaaagaaaatatgAACAATTGTACAGGACAGAATGGGAGAGCGATCCTTTGTTTTCCAAATGGCTTTGTAAATCACAGGATGGAAAAAGTGACAGTGCCCATTGTAAAGCTTGCAATTGTAAGATATTGCCTCGTATGGCTTCTTTAAAAGAACATCTAGCTACAAATAAGCACGAAAAAAATATGAGAGGATATACAGGTTCTTCACAggtttgtaaattatattttatgtttcgagttttgtaataaaacaaaaaatattttttagatagACAAATTTTTCAAAACGACGTCCATTTCAAATGAAGTAAAAAAAGCCGAAATAAAAATGGTTGCAGTACTTTTAGAGCATAATATACCTTTTAGGGTAATGGACCATTTAAGTCAGGTACTTAGTGATGCTTTCCACGATTCTGAAATTGCTAAGAAGTTCTCCTGCAAAAGAACAAAATCCACTGCAATTGCCTACAACGTTCTGGGAAGCAATTTTGAACAAAGCCTCTTTGCAGATATACACTCAGGTTCTTTTTTCTCCATTATAATCGATGAAAGCACTGATGTAAGTACAGTAAAAAATCTTGCAGTAGCAATAAAATATTATTCTAACAATTCAGAATCagtaaaaactaaatttttttgcATGTTTCAACTTGAAGGTGAAACAGCggaaaatttatttaatacactttACTCGGGTTTGATGGATCGTGGACTTAAAATGGAGTCAATGATAGGGTTTGCGGCTGACACAACAAACGTAATGTTTGGAGCAAATTCTGGTGTAGTTGCAAAAATAAAAGAACTCAATCCTTACTGTGTATTTATCAAATGTGTTTGTCATTCAGTGGCGTTAGCAGTAAGTTATGCATGTAAATGTTTACCTCGATCCATTGACCAACTAGTTCGTGAAGTATATAATTATTTCTCTCATAGCAGCAAACGAGTACGGGAATTTAGTGAATTTCAAGCTTTCACAGAGACCGATAATCaccgtattttaaaacattatgaTATTAGGTGGCTATCCTTACATGCATGTGTCAATAGAATTTTAGAACAATGGTCACCTCTAATGCTATTTTTTCAAAATCAATATCTAACAGATAAAAGGCAACATGCATCTTGTGAATTTCTTTTTAATAGTTTCAATGATCCCGTGATGaagctttatttctttttcctagATTTCATCCTACCTATAGTTAATAAATTTAATACCATTTTTCAAGGAGATTATCCATTAACCCATAGATTATATAGAGATATTAATAATATGTATTGTTCAATTTTGAGTTGCTacatgcaaaaaaattatttaaaaactacaGCTCTTTACCAATTAAATCCAAAAGCTGAAATGTATTTCTTACCTAAAAATGAAATGTACTTAGGAGTAAATGTAGCTAAAcatttagaaaaaacaaaaaacgaaattcAAAAAGACATAGTCACTGATTTTTTTAATAGAGCTCaactttttttaattgaattatcACAACAATTAAAAAACAGGCTACCTGTACAAGATAATTTATTTGAAGAATTGTCTTTTCTTGATCCACAGAAAGCTGTATTTGAGGATTTTTCTAGTCTTTATTCCCTTCTTTCTAAatttcctaatttaattcatGAAACATCGATACAGGACATCGACAATGAATTCAGAGAACTGAAACTCGATACAGAAGTGTCTAATTTACTTGTATCTGGGAGTGATTCATCACCTGATGTAGAAAAGTTTTGGGTTAAAGTATCTAAACTTAGTAATACCGATGGAACCCCCAGATATAGTAAATTAAGCACATTTGCCAAACATATGCTGTCTCTTCCAGTATCGAATGTTACTTGTGAAAGAATCTTTTCGGACATTAACCGAATTAAAACCAAAGACCGAAATAGGTTTGAAAACCAAAACGTATCTCTAATTATGCATGCTAAGGAGGGTTTGCGAGAAGGAGATTGTACTAACTTTATCCCTAATCTTAATATGGTACAATCAATGGATTCTAAATTGTATAGAAACATTAAcgaaaattataaagaaaagaaaggaCCTGAGTAGTTAATCCTAATATTAAATTaagtatattatgtatattattaagTATTAATGTGTATTtagtaaatgtaaataaattataagaacaaatccttttttattttgaaaaagatTCCAAAGGAAATTATCAACATTCctattttattagtaaaaaaagtatgaaaaaaataaaatggaaaataagtaatacacattcacgacatctatgaTTTATAATACCAATTTTACATTTAAACAGCATATTTGTAAAAGAAGGCGATATTATTGGTTCTGACGTCACATATTTAAAGCATAAATCATTTTTTTGCAATGGCGCATGCGTAGTATCATTTGGTAGTTTTTAGTAGATTTTCAACCTGATTGTTGGTAGATTCTCTAAAAAATATATGGTCACACTGGCGGTGGCGGTAGAGTGAGAATACTggttgttatctatactgtggttatgtttgaataataattttttccaattcacttccaatatatattatttagtttttctaattacaataaaaaaaatgttagactgttataaagaagttgaagaatttttagagtttatttatcacattgtagaagaaaatcgtcTGGAACGAGTCTGAAAAATGGGCAATCGTCTATATGGGATTGCCCATTTTTCAAATGTACAGTTAATAGACATTTTCATTATGCAGGCTCCATTAAATGAATTGTAGCTCTTTCTGGTCATAGAAGGGAGATTATGGATCTTGTTGTTGAACTTAAAAACTTTCTTATACACTGATTGTAATACAATCATAGAAGCCATCCCCCACTGGCATGTTTAGAATCagtgtatgtatatatgtatgtatatatgtatatttttaggTAATGATCAAGGAAATAGATACAATAGTGCACATATaagaacaaaaaatattgtattgtagAAAAGCTATTTTGGAACCTGAAAAAGACAGTTTCCTTGTTTTCAACAAGGTCTACAATCCAAATTAAATACATCTCTTGCAATAATATGTGCTACAGCATTACCTTACAATCTGGGTTTAAGGGAAAataatgatggtgatgatgattttGTAGAAAATGTTGATGTGttggtaaatagaaatgttaatgatGTGGAACAATGGTTAAATTCTAGGAGACATTTTATTCAACCATTTTTTTGCATGAGAATGAGAATACTATTGAATATCatactaaatgtttttttttttctattatttctcaAAATGTGATCATAATCATTGGCTTGACAACCTTTTTTGTTTGGGTTTTGGTCTCTTCAGGAATACTTATTTCTCAATTCCAATCTATTTCAATGACTTATTCTAAGTATTTGTTACTTACCTATATCTAATCTTTGGTCTTCCTCGTGTTATATGTCCAtctgacatttgtttattttggaAAGTATTTTATCTTTCCTCATATTATGtggtcctattttgatgaatgttaatTTAACCCATTATGACCCGAGTTTTTTTTGTAATGTATGTATTAAAGAAACTaatatatgtttattaaaaatgtataataatagacaaattaacaattttttaatctaaaaatCTATTAACTAACAAAAAACGTGTGTTACATAAATGTAATGCTAGGTCATTATAGTATTGtagctaaaataaaatatattcttaaaaaacACAACGAAATTTATATTAAAACTAGAATGTCCTcatatgaaaaatataattattgcaGTCAATACACATGAGGACATCACATTTGCTACACATTGTTCGAGTACTACTGCTACACCCCTATCCTTCACAGCAACATCTTTTGTTGTTAGATATAGTTATTAAAAGGTGATTGTTTCCATCGCACCTTAGGTTGTCTGATATTCTATTAAGCGAGACACTAAATTTCAAAGAACTGGGTCTTCCACCATGcatttgtatatttgttaagatATGACTAAGCAATACATCTTCTGAAATCTAATTGGGAAATCTTGGTGTAGTAGTACTTGCAGAGTATCCATCTGTTATTAATACTTGCATCAATGAGCCATGTGAAGATATACCACCACCACTTCTTTGAATGGATTCCAATTCTATATGTAGATATGTTTTGGTCCATCAAATAGATTCCTcccatattattaatatttggcaATGATTTTAGGTCTTggaatttttacatatttttttttcttatttactaTATATGACCACAGTTCCCACAGGAGTAGCACCATAAGCTACAGATGCAGCAGCCAAAATGTTATTGTCTACTCACTTTATGAAATGCCATGATCCACATTCCAAATTTGTCAATTCTTTTTTTCTCAGTAATGAACAAGTTTTAGGAATTGTGTCACCCCTAAAGGTTCACAAGGGTGTCAATCACCCTAACATTGAAAGTTCTCTCAACATCGTAACTTTTCAGGTCAGACGCATGAACAAAGATCTAACAATGCTGTATAGTCCATTGCACTCCCATAGTTTCAGTCCACAACTGTTAGGAAAAATTAACCTTCATGTGCTTCTAGACAAACCAGGCTATTAACCTAATTACACGTCATTGAACTAACAATGGATATAATTCTTATCTATCTAGGTCTGGCTGGGTTTGCAAATTAATAAGTATACAGATAGGTTGGATTGCTTTGAAAAGCAAAGTACCTACTTTTAAAGTGCAGTTAATATCTTGCCTGTATGTGAGTTATTACCATTATGCTATGTATGTGagtaattctgattttatatttttgtattatagGATTGTATTTAAATTGGGCAATTTCTCgtagacaaataaataaataaattaattaatttcaaaaagtTAACTATGTGATTTATATTAGTGAAAAGTTGAAAAACAACACATACTTCAAAGAGCCTAACGTTACATATAAGTAAATTTACAATTATCCCAAGCTGTTTTTATCAAACATAGAAAAAGTAACTAACTATTTTCACAGACAGCAACAAAAAAGCACTATTTAACagttttcttgtaaaaatatgcgttttactctaaaaataaggtTTTTGCAGCACTTACTTGAAACAAATGTTATGCTCTATGATACCTTCTAAATTATATTTAGTTTAGACTGCAGTTACTCACTAACTAAAACAACTATCAGTATGGCTTTGCACGGAAGGCTTCCTTATGTTTGTTTTGAATGCTTTATAACGTCATCTATGTGATTGTAGTCAAAATGAAACTTCATGTAAAGCTGACTAAATACATCTGCAAGTGTTACATAAAATTAACACTAGGTCATATATTCTTCTCCAtctgccttttttatttttctcctttGTATATATGTCAAGATTGTTCTGCCTAAAGTAACCAATTCGCTGTCTTCACTTTGAGTAAGTAACCAGATTTCAGATCCATATGTAAATACTGGATGTATTAAGGTTTTGTGCAATTGGAATTTACtcttttttgtaatatctcatattGGTTGTTTAATTGAGCCCTGAATGATTGGTGATGATGAATTGGGTATGAATTGTTGGTCTTGCTATGTTAGATGCTATTTAGCCAGATTCCagtgtattgtttattttatctagGTACTTGTCTACTGCTACTCTATTATTGTACTTTCACTATATATGTTTTGAATTTATATAGTAATCTTTTGTCTTTCTCTTGTACCTATATTCAACTAGAATTTGTTTATTCTGAGAATATATTATTGAATCCTTGTAAAATGTTAGATATACctattctttttcattttatttctaaatatgtattttttatattcaattttaaaataaatgactGAGTTTTCCtccttttaaataagtgtttatttGATAAACCTTTCCTtaccaaatataaaattaattacacatgTAAATAGCAATACATATACTATTTATGTAGATGACATAGTCCTCTTAACAAGAAGAAACTGAAGTTGTTTGGGAATTTGAAAAGTGAAGCAAGAAAATTACTAATATGGTATGGTATATATAAAATTTAGTTTGTTACATATAAAGCattttaagatatatatatatatatatatatatatatatatatatatatatatatatatatatatatatataaagaaaacgGTTGcgtttcaatttaatttaagtcccttaccactccctaacacgtgtttctgggtctacccgtcatcagagagagtttgtaagaagaacATAAGTCACCTATTCTGGGCtcatatacaataattttagcaaaaaaacacAAGAAAGTTTCAAAACCACTTGCTAAATGtctaaaatttatatatttttaaaatatacaaaacctCTGTACATGTTCAGTGTGGTTTTATTTCTAAATCTGTGACTTATATATAAAGTCACATATGTCAAACAGTTGTGACAAGTTATAAATAGAATGCTAGTGAAAATCcagaaatttgtattttttaatttatttcaaaaataatatgaCTGGAATTACTGAGCTGTTTCATTCtcttatttattattatgtaatactattttattctatttcaaggcataaatgtttgttttcttttagattgtgtCCAATGCAAATTTGGAAATTATGGACATAGTAGCTCACTGGAGAGGGAGCACTCATGACTCCAGAATATTTAATGAGTGTAGTTTAAAACGTAGGTGTGAGCAATCTGAGTTCAAAGGCAGATTATTAGGAGATTCAGGCTATGCCTGCACATCTTATTTATTTACTCCTGTATTTATTAAATCCACAAACAGAAAGGGAAGAACTCTACAACAGGGCATATATAAGAACCCGCAACTCAGTCGAACGGTGTTTTGGTGTGTGGAAACAAAGATTTAGATGTTTATAACATGGGTTTACCACCAAATTAGAAaacacaaaattatatattgtagCATTGGCAATACTTCACAATATTGCCATTTACAAAGTTGATACGGTTGATGATATTGAACAATCAGGAAATGATGGTATGCCAGAAATACCTGCAATAAATAATACAATAAGAGGGAATACAGCTCGAGCTGCGTTTATtaacgaaaatttttaaaaacaaaatttatttaataaaatattttacaattcattatgtttattagtattttttatattttccctttgtaattaaatattttttaaagtttcctCCTCAACTTTTATTTTGAGGCTCTGTTCTTTTTGAACCATGCTATGCTCTCTTGCCATAATTCTCATGCATCTCTTATGTTCAATTTCTAGAaattccatatatttcttgtgcTCTTTTTCTTTTAGTTCTCTTGAAAATTGAACCATACTTGCCACATATTCTTGATCCtgcaaattataataatatacttctcaacaattgaagtggatattatgaaaatgtgtattttagcAGTCAGCTACTTCACAAAAACAAATAGCAGTCAGCTACTTCATTGATTTAATGAAAATGTTTccctttatatttctaaagcttcatcagttcactGCAAAAAGGGAGTATGTATTACACAATGGTAGGTTCATTTCTTAGCCTTTGTCATCTTtttttgtagtgaactgatgaagtcttagaaatataaagcaaaacgtttttattaaatcaatgaagtagctgtcttctattttttttgccaaataaAATGACTGAATAAACCTTTGCATTCCCTAGCTGAATATTTTTGGAATACATACTGTTAATTAAAATTTTCCAAAGGTGCTGTTTTTTATACCTACATACCTTCTTACTAATTTTGCGTtccacattttttaaatttttcctaaTGGGAGTGGAGATGCATGGTATGTGCTTGCCCCTTCATTAAcatactaaaataataatatgTGTTACACAAACAAAActtaattaaatgaaaatttgtaAACTATTCTGCAAAAATGGTCATTAACTCATTATTTAGCTCTGGCACATCAAATCAACTAACCTGTTTCATTTCTTCAATCTCCACCTGTTCACTCTCCACCTCTGTAAATTCTTCACTCTCCATTGGTAACAATATATCATTCTCAAATATCTAATAAAAGATGTTTTCATTAATCATATaccataattaaaaaatttaaatctttgATAAATCTACTGACCTTTAATTGGGTGTCCACTTCTTCACTAGTACTTGGTTCCATTTCATAGTTTGATAATTGTATTATCtgtgaaaaacaaaatttaatgtaATGTATATAATAATACCTATTATATGAAAACTCACAGGGCCATCAGAATCATATACATTATGATCTCTCAACAATTCTGCAGGATTCATGATGTCCTTAATCTCCATCACTATCTCATCTGGAATTGTGAGTCCCTGTCTTTTTCTGTTCTCGATGTTCTCTTCTATAGTCGCTGTACACCTTGCGGGTATTCATTTTCATATGTTTCCATTGGGTCTGCAATTATCTTAAATCCCTAGGTCTGCTATTTACTTCATTGaacctaaacaaaaaaaaaacaaagttgggGAATTGTtaattaaacaaattgaataaataaatatgaaatgtCTGTGtactttttacaaaaatgtttatataggtattaataattaa
Coding sequences:
- the LOC140443497 gene encoding uncharacterized protein isoform X1 yields the protein MEIKDIMNPAELLRDHNVYDSDGPIIQLSNYEMEPSTSEEVDTQLKIFENDILLPMESEEFTEVESEQVEIEEMKQDQEYVASMVQFSRELKEKEHKKYMEFLEIEHKRCMRIMAREHSMVQKEQSLKIKVEEETLKNI
- the LOC140443497 gene encoding uncharacterized protein isoform X2, with product MEIKDIMNPAELLRDHNVYDSDGPIIQLSNYEMEPSTSEEVDTQLKIFENDILLPMESEEFTEVESEQVEIEEMKQYVNEGASTYHASPLPLGKI